Sequence from the Kribbella aluminosa genome:
TCACGGCGGCCGGCTCTTCCGGGGCGACCTTCACCGCGGCGCGGGAGCCGATCTACTCCGGAGGCGATGTGACCGGGGTCACATTTCCGGTCTGTCGATTCGCCGGCGGTCCGGTCGACGCTCAGGCAAAAGCAAACCTACGAAGGAGCATGACGACATGCGAAAGCTGATCACCACCGCGTTCATCTCGGTCGACGGCGTCGTTGAAGGCCCGGGCGGCGAGAAGGAGTACCGGAACGTCGGCTGGACCATGAAGGACATCGAGTTCGACGAGACGGCGTACGCGCTCAAGGGCGAGGAGCAGGAGGAGGCCACCGCGCTCCTGCTCGGCCGGGTCAGCTACCAGTCGTTCGCGCCGGTCTGGCCGAAGATGGTGAACGAGTTCGCCGGCTACCTGGCGATGCCGAAGTACGTCGTCTCGACCACGCTCCAGGAGAGCGACCTGGTGACGAACTGGAACGAGATCAACATCCTCCGCTCGCTCGACGACGTCGCCGCACTGAAGGAGACCGAGGGCGGCCCGATCATCGTCCACGGCAGCGCCACCCTGAACCGCAACCTCTCCGACGCCGGCCTGATCGACCAGTACAACCTGATGGTCTTCCCGGTCCTCCTCGGCGCCGGCAAACGCCTCTTCAGCGACGCCGACCGCGACAAGATCAAGCTCAAGCAGACCTCCAGCCAGTCCTACTCCAACGGCATCCAGCGCCTAACGTACGACGTACTCCACTGACCCGCTGGACTACCGTTCGGGGGCGGGGAGCCAGCGGGCGGCTGCGTGGTAGGTGTCGTCGGGGGTGTGGTTGAACGCGATCGCGGCGTCGGGCGCGTGCCTGCGGATCAGGTTGATGATGGTTTCGAAGAGCCCGGACTGTTCCTCTGATCTGCGGATGCCGCCGCCGACGACCACGCACTCCCACGGGTGTGCGGCGAGCGCGGCCGTCACCACCGCCTCGATGTCGTCGCGGCCGTCCAGGCCGACCAGGCACGTCTCCGCGCCGACACCGTGCGCGGCGAAGTCCGCCATCCCCGCCTGGATCCCGGTCGCCACCGGCTCCGGGTCCCACGGCCCGGGGACGCGGTACGGATCCAGCCCGATCACCAGCACCCGCGGCTTGCTGTCCATCCGACGACACTAACCCTCGAAGGAGAGCAGCGTGATGCTGTGCGGCGGGAACTCGTAGGTTCCGTCGAACTCCTCCGTGCCGAGGTCGCGGAGTGCCACGGTGTCCGGTGCGCTGAGGGTGTTCGACGCGAGTACGTCGTCCGCGCTCAGGCGCTTTACCGTGCACCTGGCGGGCAGCCCCTCGTGACGGCCGTCGAGGGTCAGCCCGGCGCGGATCGTCGCATCGCGGTGGCGGTTGATCACCGCGACCCGGATCGACCGCCCGTCGGTCGTCGCCGACACATCCAGGTCCGGCACCGTCGCCGGGACGGTCCGGAACTCGCCCCGGTGGTCCCGCTCGTCACCCTGCCGTACGGCGGCCAACCGGCCCGGCGACCGGACGTCGGCCGCGAGCGCGATCGGGCCGAGGTGGTTCTGGTACAGGTCCCACACGTGGTAGGTCGCCGCGCGGACCGAACCGTTGGGGCGGGCAACGATCACGCCGTTCGCGTTCAGCAGGTTGACGGTGTTCGCCATCGTCACCGGGACTTCCCGGCCGCCGGCGCGATGCAGAGCGTGGAAGACGCCGGCGTAGAACAGCGCGTCCGCGAGCGTACGCGGGCTCCAGCGGTTCACTCGGTGCGCGGGACGGGCATCTAGCCCGTCGACGTCGCGCGCGACCGTGCCGCCGTCGTCCGACGGTTGCGGCTCCGGCCAGGTCGCGGGCTCGACGTGCCTGATGTTCCACTCGTCCAGCGCGAGCCCGAGCGGGCGGTCCACACCGGCTCGGGCGGCGACGGCGCCGACCAGGTCGGAGTACTCGACGATCTGCTGCTCGAAGTACAGCGACTGGGCGACGATCGCGTCGTACTCCGAGGCGCCGTCGATCAGCTGCGTGGTCGCGCCGTAGAGGTGGAACGACAGGTAGTCGATCTGGTTGCCGACGGCCCGCAGTACCGCGTCCGTCCAGCCGTCCCGGTCGTCGGTCTTCCCGACCGCGACGAACTTCAGCGACGGGTCGACCGCGCGCATGAAGCGGGCGTGCTCAGCCGCGTCGGCGGCGTACGCGGCGGCGGGGCGGTGGCCCATTTGCCAGTCGCCGTACACCTCGTTCCCGAGGCCCCAGTACTTCACGCCGTACGGCGGGCGGCCGCGGCGGCGGGTGTACTCC
This genomic interval carries:
- a CDS encoding dihydrofolate reductase family protein, with translation MRKLITTAFISVDGVVEGPGGEKEYRNVGWTMKDIEFDETAYALKGEEQEEATALLLGRVSYQSFAPVWPKMVNEFAGYLAMPKYVVSTTLQESDLVTNWNEINILRSLDDVAALKETEGGPIIVHGSATLNRNLSDAGLIDQYNLMVFPVLLGAGKRLFSDADRDKIKLKQTSSQSYSNGIQRLTYDVLH
- a CDS encoding alpha-L-arabinofuranosidase C-terminal domain-containing protein produces the protein MTFAATIDIHSDRQHAIDPMIYGHFLESAFFGNIDGGVFDEGSPLAYGGADVRSGLRTDVIELCRELGLPIVRWPGGNFTSAYHWEDGIGPRAGRPRRLEPAWGSEEDNHFGTDEFLAWCAEVGTEPYLAHSCRDVDEAVRWVEYTNYAGDTEYTRRRGRPPYGVKYWGLGNEVYGDWQMGHRPAAAYAADAAEHARFMRAVDPSLKFVAVGKTDDRDGWTDAVLRAVGNQIDYLSFHLYGATTQLIDGASEYDAIVAQSLYFEQQIVEYSDLVGAVAARAGVDRPLGLALDEWNIRHVEPATWPEPQPSDDGGTVARDVDGLDARPAHRVNRWSPRTLADALFYAGVFHALHRAGGREVPVTMANTVNLLNANGVIVARPNGSVRAATYHVWDLYQNHLGPIALAADVRSPGRLAAVRQGDERDHRGEFRTVPATVPDLDVSATTDGRSIRVAVINRHRDATIRAGLTLDGRHEGLPARCTVKRLSADDVLASNTLSAPDTVALRDLGTEEFDGTYEFPPHSITLLSFEG